A stretch of the Veillonella parvula DSM 2008 genome encodes the following:
- a CDS encoding ATP-binding protein, with the protein MNVTSSDNLSWAKFEVNNPNKQIAFENMCRSLFSREFVLDSEVLHSDPNHPGVEVAPVRSKYGDCNISFQAKYFDSNINYKQIRDSLKKMLEVYTGKIDKVYLFSNKDITSTSRSYRDIVEMLEASGVAIVLITGQTILDKVMDYPTVFTTYFGKYSFTKEWFRENLELSLENLRNRYNARFNISTETEDNLLLFLKDSNAAQSINTRKHQVTEYLKKIASNYNCSNKKDVRAFIHIIEAIPDVKIYNLNEALNWSNIFKDKSKDIIKRLCSSEKKLLSKLENKESNSDDKENLYDKLTEVRKLLKISEQLKFSKDVKSLINSNVLIVRGEMGTGKSQLLANTAKKIIDNDNLVILSLGQTYLNDERIEKQFLKSLKGDISNIFFEDILRYMDEYAYLNNCYSVILIDAVNESNNRDIWRYGINNLISIINKYNRIRLVISLRTGFEKLTLSEKVINDISEGTIASITHRGLDHENIDGVFDFLANYKIPVFPEIYLKQEIFNPLYLTWFCQTYKGESQDLLALIKEVLNKADNEASKAANFEEPIGLIKKFLNEYIENKQKKNIISKEELIALNCWQLYGVTNKISYIKSLERSGIITSFIFDEKEIYYISYNLLEDYIYASWIIENKSDDELKVYVLYNLFEINHELQIRNGGNASLFSMIAALYSIKNGAECISIIDDIVEDGYKRDILEEYFKTFCWREYNDSLESFIASLDKYKVSPNIVWQIFIENSSKTNNILNSLGLNKLLNSYSLARRDYLWTIFVNNLNESDIIIKFAYHIEKGNTLELVSEEKIKLLLILFSWFLTSSNRVLRDRISKVMIEILRHRFTLCKYLLDLFKAVNDPYIVQRLYGIVFGAVMKRGGEDEADFEELAIYIYKEVFCKDEVYPDILLRDYARLIIERFIYEFPHKGSNFENNIFEPPYTSQPIPRGNVIDYYKSEYYFGGRGCICSSMMFNSKVKSGGMYGDFGRYVFQAALSYFKDVDEDNIYYYAMDYIFNILGYSEKLFGKYDMRKGGYGDRNFMQRTERIGKKYQWITFYNVLARLSDTHKLLGSYSDDKKDIQYNGPWNPYVRDFDPTLNTRYSMNHISTPVFEEEPLENSSFLINDVSKDEIDCWLETPDNMFNEFPDRLIKKAFDGMEWFSLRFYKNCQFRIHDDDVLFIKGDQDIWMSSTMYLVSKSNEPVTLDKIESSEFMSTITSSIRSCYSLFNREYSWSPGYVDEFCSHENFLKGTDLNIIPACINFLWEEEFDASKESAISFYIPAGEIIQSMGLYQRDIDGIYYYKDEIVAFNQSINDGGTTELLLRRDILDKFLEENNYSAFWYIQGEKIFFLDDRQSKWSNWNGYYLYKNKKINGKLKCVIKSE; encoded by the coding sequence ATGAATGTAACAAGTAGTGATAATTTATCATGGGCAAAGTTTGAAGTAAATAATCCTAACAAACAAATTGCGTTTGAAAATATGTGTCGATCTTTATTTTCCCGAGAATTTGTTTTAGATTCTGAAGTGTTACATTCAGATCCTAATCATCCAGGAGTAGAGGTTGCTCCTGTAAGGTCAAAATATGGGGATTGCAATATTAGCTTTCAAGCTAAGTATTTTGATTCTAATATAAATTATAAACAAATAAGAGACTCATTAAAGAAAATGCTTGAAGTTTATACGGGAAAAATAGATAAAGTTTATCTATTTTCAAATAAAGATATCACTTCAACAAGTAGATCTTATAGAGATATTGTTGAGATGTTAGAAGCTTCAGGTGTTGCTATTGTCTTGATTACAGGTCAAACAATTTTAGATAAAGTAATGGATTATCCTACAGTTTTCACGACATATTTTGGGAAATATTCTTTTACTAAAGAGTGGTTTAGAGAAAATCTTGAACTTAGTTTAGAGAATCTTAGGAATAGATACAATGCGAGATTTAATATAAGTACTGAGACAGAAGATAACTTATTATTATTTTTGAAGGATTCAAATGCGGCACAATCAATTAATACACGAAAACATCAAGTTACAGAATATTTAAAAAAAATAGCTAGTAATTATAATTGTAGTAATAAAAAAGATGTTAGAGCATTTATTCATATTATTGAAGCTATTCCAGATGTAAAAATTTATAATTTGAATGAGGCGTTAAATTGGTCTAATATATTTAAAGATAAAAGTAAAGATATTATAAAACGTCTTTGTTCTAGTGAGAAGAAACTTTTAAGTAAACTTGAAAACAAAGAATCAAATTCTGATGATAAAGAAAACTTATATGATAAGTTAACTGAAGTAAGAAAGCTTTTAAAAATCTCAGAGCAATTAAAATTTTCTAAAGATGTAAAATCATTGATTAATAGTAATGTTTTAATTGTTAGAGGGGAAATGGGGACCGGAAAATCACAACTTTTAGCAAATACAGCAAAAAAAATTATTGATAATGATAATCTTGTAATCTTAAGTTTGGGGCAAACATATTTAAATGATGAGCGTATTGAAAAGCAGTTTTTAAAAAGCCTTAAAGGAGATATATCTAATATTTTTTTTGAAGATATACTTAGATATATGGACGAATATGCTTACTTAAATAATTGTTATTCAGTTATACTTATTGATGCTGTAAATGAATCAAATAATCGGGACATTTGGAGATATGGTATAAATAACTTGATTTCTATTATTAATAAATATAATAGAATTCGATTAGTTATATCTCTTAGGACTGGATTTGAGAAATTGACCTTGAGTGAAAAAGTTATTAATGATATTAGTGAAGGAACTATTGCATCAATTACTCATAGGGGATTAGATCATGAAAATATTGATGGGGTATTTGATTTTTTGGCTAATTATAAGATACCAGTATTTCCAGAAATTTATTTAAAACAAGAAATTTTTAATCCTCTTTATTTAACGTGGTTTTGTCAAACCTATAAGGGTGAAAGTCAAGATTTATTAGCTTTAATTAAGGAAGTTTTAAATAAGGCTGATAACGAGGCCTCCAAAGCGGCTAACTTTGAAGAGCCTATAGGCCTTATAAAGAAATTCTTAAATGAATATATTGAGAATAAGCAAAAGAAGAATATAATTTCTAAAGAAGAATTAATAGCTTTAAATTGTTGGCAGTTATATGGTGTAACTAATAAAATTTCTTATATAAAATCTTTAGAACGTTCAGGGATTATTACATCATTTATTTTTGATGAAAAAGAAATATATTATATTTCTTACAATTTACTGGAGGACTATATATATGCAAGTTGGATTATAGAGAATAAAAGTGATGATGAATTAAAAGTGTATGTTTTATATAACTTATTTGAGATAAATCATGAATTGCAAATAAGGAATGGTGGTAATGCAAGTCTATTTTCTATGATTGCCGCTTTATATTCAATTAAGAATGGTGCAGAATGTATAAGCATTATAGATGATATTGTAGAGGATGGATATAAACGAGATATTTTAGAGGAATACTTCAAGACCTTTTGCTGGCGAGAGTATAATGATTCTTTAGAATCTTTTATCGCATCTCTTGATAAGTATAAAGTCAGCCCTAATATTGTTTGGCAAATCTTTATTGAAAATTCTAGTAAAACTAATAACATATTAAACTCACTAGGTCTTAATAAATTGTTAAATAGTTATTCGCTGGCCCGTAGAGATTATTTGTGGACTATTTTTGTTAATAATTTAAATGAATCTGATATAATTATTAAATTTGCTTATCATATTGAAAAAGGTAATACTTTAGAATTAGTTTCTGAAGAAAAAATTAAATTATTATTGATATTATTTTCTTGGTTCCTTACCTCATCAAATCGTGTATTGCGTGATAGAATTTCTAAAGTGATGATTGAAATTCTAAGACATAGATTTACTCTTTGTAAATATCTACTTGATTTATTTAAAGCCGTAAATGACCCTTATATTGTACAAAGATTATATGGGATTGTTTTTGGTGCTGTAATGAAGCGGGGAGGGGAAGATGAAGCTGATTTTGAAGAGTTAGCAATTTACATTTATAAAGAGGTTTTTTGTAAGGATGAGGTATATCCTGATATTTTACTTCGTGATTATGCAAGGCTAATCATTGAGCGGTTTATATATGAGTTTCCCCATAAAGGATCTAACTTTGAAAATAATATATTTGAGCCACCATATACTTCACAGCCAATACCTAGAGGTAATGTGATAGATTATTATAAATCTGAATATTATTTCGGAGGGCGTGGTTGCATATGTTCGTCAATGATGTTTAACTCTAAAGTAAAAAGTGGAGGGATGTACGGGGATTTTGGTAGATACGTTTTTCAAGCTGCACTTTCATATTTTAAAGATGTAGATGAAGATAATATTTATTATTATGCTATGGATTATATATTTAATATATTGGGGTATTCTGAAAAGCTATTTGGTAAATATGATATGCGTAAAGGTGGATATGGGGATAGAAATTTTATGCAACGTACTGAGAGAATTGGAAAGAAATACCAGTGGATTACCTTCTATAATGTACTGGCTCGTCTTTCGGATACACATAAATTACTAGGATCCTATTCAGATGATAAAAAAGATATTCAATATAATGGACCTTGGAACCCATATGTAAGAGACTTTGATCCAACTTTAAATACACGATATTCTATGAATCATATTAGTACTCCTGTTTTTGAGGAGGAGCCTTTAGAAAATAGTTCTTTTTTGATTAATGATGTTTCAAAAGATGAAATTGATTGTTGGCTTGAAACTCCTGACAATATGTTTAATGAATTTCCTGATAGATTAATAAAAAAAGCATTTGATGGTATGGAATGGTTTTCATTAAGGTTTTATAAGAATTGTCAATTCCGGATTCATGATGATGATGTGTTATTTATAAAAGGGGATCAAGATATATGGATGTCATCAACTATGTATTTGGTATCAAAATCAAATGAACCAGTTACTTTAGATAAAATAGAATCATCAGAATTTATGAGTACTATTACTAGTAGCATACGATCATGTTATTCTTTATTCAATAGAGAATATAGTTGGAGTCCTGGATATGTTGATGAGTTTTGTAGCCATGAGAATTTTTTAAAGGGGACTGATTTAAATATAATTCCCGCATGTATAAACTTCTTGTGGGAAGAAGAATTTGATGCATCAAAAGAAAGCGCTATATCTTTTTATATACCGGCAGGTGAAATTATTCAAAGTATGGGCTTATACCAACGTGATATAGATGGAATTTATTATTATAAAGATGAAATTGTAGCATTTAATCAAAGTATTAATGATGGAGGCACTACAGAGCTATTGTTAAGACGAGATATATTAGATAAGTTTTTGGAAGAAAATAATTATAGTGCATTTTGGTATATTCAAGGTGAAAAGATATTCTTTCTAGATGATCGGCAATCTAAATGGAGTAATTGGAATGGTTACTATTTATATAAGAATAAGAAAATAAATGGGAAGCTTAAATGTGTAATAAAATCTGAATAA
- a CDS encoding DUF2075 domain-containing protein: MIIYSSTKQAFIQDFEQGVLVKKLHQSLTEKYRRVGESEIHSWQTSLSYMANVIRDFAIPDLAGVAIEYIVPNTQKRVDFIITGLDQQNKEHVVIVELKQWGEAFKVTDKDNIVSTYLRGGLHEVTHPSYQAWSYCSLIENFNEDVQTRPIELHPCAFLHNFDESISPELRDPIYRGILDISPMFTLGQMDRLRDFIKTYIPKPDTTNIMESIEHGKLRPSKALQDSILSMLQGNKEFVLIDDQKVEFERIKKAALDAIKNNQKTVYIVRGGPGTGKSVVAINLLAECIHNGYMAQYITSNAAPRNVYSTMLQKGFKKTEIKALFQSSGTFHTRSKNALQIAIIDEAHRLREKSGMYQNEGEDQIKEIINASLFSVFFIDRNQRVTFKDAGTIDKILKFSTEQKALVYEGALESQFRCNGSDGYLAWLDNVFQIAETANYDGFEGDYDFRIFDDPNAMYAAIKAKNEINNKSRVLAGYCWDWPKEGRTTSLVKDIQIPEHNFGISWNLGNSTTYAIDPDSINEAGCIHTTQGLEFEYVGVIIGDDLRYENGKLIVDINKRAKTDQSIKGIKKLLKENPEEGHRIANEIVKNTYRTLMTRGQKGCYIYCTNKELANYFKLAYNHQLSYTYNEPQVALAEQPLAADKTSSNTTK; the protein is encoded by the coding sequence ATGATTATCTACTCTTCTACAAAACAAGCTTTCATCCAAGATTTCGAACAAGGTGTCTTGGTCAAAAAGTTACATCAATCATTAACAGAAAAATATCGTCGTGTTGGTGAATCTGAAATTCATTCATGGCAAACTTCTTTATCTTATATGGCTAATGTTATACGTGATTTTGCTATACCTGACTTAGCTGGTGTTGCGATTGAATATATCGTTCCAAACACGCAAAAACGGGTGGATTTTATTATTACCGGATTAGATCAACAGAATAAAGAACATGTAGTCATTGTGGAGTTGAAGCAATGGGGCGAAGCTTTCAAAGTAACTGATAAAGATAATATTGTATCTACCTATCTCCGTGGTGGACTCCATGAAGTCACACATCCATCCTATCAAGCGTGGTCTTACTGTAGTCTCATTGAAAACTTTAATGAAGATGTACAAACTAGACCTATTGAGCTTCATCCATGTGCCTTTTTACATAACTTTGATGAAAGTATTTCACCAGAATTGCGAGATCCAATTTATCGTGGAATATTAGATATATCTCCAATGTTTACATTAGGACAAATGGACAGGCTCCGTGATTTTATTAAAACGTATATTCCAAAGCCTGACACTACAAACATTATGGAATCAATAGAGCATGGTAAATTAAGACCATCTAAAGCTCTGCAAGATTCTATTTTAAGTATGCTGCAAGGTAATAAAGAGTTTGTACTCATCGATGATCAAAAGGTTGAATTCGAACGCATAAAAAAAGCTGCTCTAGATGCTATTAAGAACAATCAAAAAACGGTGTATATTGTTCGTGGCGGGCCCGGTACTGGTAAAAGTGTTGTAGCAATAAACTTATTAGCTGAATGTATCCATAACGGCTATATGGCGCAGTATATTACATCTAATGCAGCGCCACGAAATGTATATAGTACCATGTTACAAAAAGGGTTCAAAAAAACAGAGATTAAAGCATTATTCCAAAGTAGTGGCACATTCCATACACGCTCTAAAAATGCACTTCAAATTGCAATTATTGATGAAGCACATAGATTACGTGAAAAATCTGGAATGTACCAAAATGAAGGGGAAGACCAAATCAAAGAAATTATTAATGCATCCCTCTTTAGTGTCTTCTTTATTGATCGAAATCAACGTGTTACTTTTAAAGATGCAGGTACTATCGATAAAATATTAAAGTTTAGTACTGAGCAAAAGGCTCTTGTTTATGAGGGCGCACTAGAATCCCAGTTCCGTTGTAATGGCTCTGACGGCTATTTAGCTTGGTTAGACAACGTGTTTCAAATTGCAGAAACAGCAAACTATGATGGTTTTGAAGGTGATTATGACTTTAGGATTTTTGATGATCCTAACGCTATGTATGCTGCTATAAAAGCAAAAAATGAGATAAACAATAAGTCTCGAGTTTTAGCAGGCTATTGTTGGGATTGGCCTAAGGAAGGTCGAACGACTTCTCTTGTAAAAGATATCCAAATACCGGAACATAATTTTGGAATCAGCTGGAACTTAGGAAATTCCACCACATATGCAATAGATCCAGACTCTATTAATGAAGCGGGCTGTATTCATACCACTCAAGGCCTTGAGTTTGAGTATGTAGGAGTTATTATCGGTGACGATTTACGTTATGAAAATGGCAAACTCATCGTAGATATTAATAAACGTGCTAAAACAGATCAGTCTATCAAAGGTATCAAAAAACTTTTAAAAGAAAATCCTGAGGAGGGACATCGTATTGCAAATGAAATTGTAAAAAATACATACCGTACATTAATGACACGTGGTCAAAAAGGTTGCTACATCTACTGTACAAATAAAGAGTTAGCCAATTACTTTAAATTAGCCTATAATCATCAATTAAGCTATACTTACAACGAACCTCAAGTTGCTCTAGCAGAACAACCACTAGCGGCCGATAAAACAAGTTCTAATACAACAAAATAG
- a CDS encoding DUF6693 family protein, with protein MTGQMESRFEGSVLGYIGYTLAAFLITVCTFGIAFPWAEVMFRSWICRNTIINGKRLYFDGTGTQLFGSYIKWWFFTFITFGIYSFWLFNKMTHWRVKHTHFVE; from the coding sequence ATGACAGGACAAATGGAATCTCGATTTGAAGGATCTGTACTCGGATATATCGGGTATACTTTGGCAGCGTTTCTGATTACGGTATGTACCTTCGGCATTGCATTCCCTTGGGCGGAGGTTATGTTCCGAAGCTGGATTTGCCGTAATACGATTATTAATGGTAAACGACTTTACTTTGACGGAACTGGTACACAACTATTTGGTAGTTATATTAAATGGTGGTTCTTCACCTTTATTACCTTTGGCATTTATAGCTTTTGGTTGTTCAATAAAATGACACATTGGCGCGTTAAGCATACACACTTTGTCGAGTAA
- the rplT gene encoding 50S ribosomal protein L20 has protein sequence MARVKKGVTAHARHKKILKLAKGYRGTRSRLFKKANETVMKALYYARRDRRAKKREFRQLWIARINAAARINGTTYSRFIAGLAKAGVEVNRKMLADLAVNDAAAFAKLVEVAKNA, from the coding sequence ATGGCAAGAGTGAAAAAGGGCGTTACAGCTCATGCACGTCATAAAAAGATTTTAAAATTAGCTAAAGGTTACCGCGGTACACGTTCCCGTTTGTTCAAAAAAGCTAACGAAACAGTAATGAAAGCGTTGTACTACGCTCGTCGTGACCGTCGTGCGAAAAAACGTGAATTCCGTCAATTGTGGATTGCTCGTATCAACGCAGCGGCTCGCATCAACGGTACAACTTACAGCCGTTTTATCGCTGGTTTAGCTAAAGCAGGCGTTGAAGTAAACCGTAAAATGTTGGCTGACTTGGCAGTTAACGATGCAGCAGCATTCGCTAAACTTGTTGAAGTAGCTAAAAACGCTTAA
- the rpmI gene encoding 50S ribosomal protein L35: MPKIKTRRAAAKRFAVTGTGEFKRAKAFKSHILEKKSPARKRNLRKATLVAKADHKRVAKCLPYA, encoded by the coding sequence ATGCCAAAAATTAAAACTCGTCGCGCAGCGGCTAAACGTTTCGCAGTAACTGGTACTGGTGAATTCAAGCGTGCGAAAGCTTTCAAAAGCCACATTCTTGAGAAGAAATCTCCAGCTCGTAAACGTAATTTACGTAAAGCTACATTGGTTGCAAAAGCTGACCACAAACGCGTAGCTAAATGCTTACCATACGCTTAA
- the infC gene encoding translation initiation factor IF-3 — translation MNAISKDTPRINEEIRARELRVVGPENEQIGIMSGREALALAEEQHLDLVEIAPNAKPPVARIMNYGKYRYEQQKREKEAKKKQKIVTLKEVKLRPHIEDHDFYVKMKNASKFLAEGNKVKVTIMFRGRELSHPELGMAVLTRFADELKETASIEKAAKLEGRNMTMILVSK, via the coding sequence GTGAACGCTATTAGCAAGGATACACCACGCATTAATGAAGAGATTCGTGCTCGTGAACTTCGTGTCGTAGGTCCTGAAAACGAACAAATCGGTATTATGTCTGGCCGTGAGGCTTTGGCATTGGCTGAAGAACAGCATCTTGATCTTGTGGAAATTGCACCTAACGCTAAACCACCAGTAGCTCGCATTATGAACTACGGTAAATATCGTTATGAACAACAAAAACGCGAGAAAGAAGCGAAAAAGAAACAAAAAATCGTAACTTTGAAAGAAGTCAAATTACGTCCACATATTGAAGACCATGACTTTTACGTAAAAATGAAAAACGCATCCAAATTCTTGGCGGAAGGCAATAAGGTAAAAGTAACCATCATGTTCCGCGGTCGTGAACTTTCACACCCTGAACTCGGCATGGCGGTATTGACACGTTTTGCTGATGAACTCAAAGAAACGGCGTCTATTGAAAAAGCAGCTAAGTTAGAAGGTCGTAACATGACCATGATTTTAGTAAGTAAATAA
- a CDS encoding DASS family sodium-coupled anion symporter, giving the protein MSVTTSLPSQKARTTVQNIGLILAFIVLGSILLLPTPETLSTGGHRMIGVLAFAIILWMTSAVSYPVSATMITALTALLLGFSPNPEAPTKAMGTANALKLIISGYSSPAMILVGAAMFISVAMRKTGLDRRIAMLVLSSVGTKVSRIYLGVIITGLILAFFVPSATARIACLAPIIIGIVENLGIERKSRVAALLMVGAVQADTFWNIMIQTAAAQNLVAVGFMQTQMNTSVSWIDWLTAAAPFSIIMAIITYFVTQAFIKPEFKELVGGDVQLAKMRKEIGPMTFDEKKLLCISIGLLALWATGGKLHTIDTTTTTIIAIALFFIPKIGIMDWKFAQPNIDWGSIVMFGAGIGLGSVLLKTKAATWLAQVFVNAFSLETASVFLLIAIMAAFLILIHLGFASATALSSAMIPIVISIVMGHSAEGLNPLGVTMLMQYAICFGLVLPVNSPQGMVAYGTDTFDVKTFMTTGIPLTIIGYVMMLVFALTYWRWIGIA; this is encoded by the coding sequence ATGAGTGTAACAACTAGTTTGCCTTCTCAAAAGGCGCGTACAACAGTTCAAAATATAGGTCTTATTCTTGCCTTTATTGTTTTAGGCAGCATTTTATTATTACCAACACCAGAGACATTATCTACCGGTGGTCATCGCATGATTGGTGTCCTCGCCTTTGCTATCATCTTGTGGATGACATCGGCTGTATCCTATCCGGTAAGTGCGACCATGATTACGGCACTCACGGCCTTATTACTAGGCTTCTCTCCAAATCCAGAGGCGCCCACGAAAGCTATGGGCACAGCTAATGCCTTAAAACTAATTATATCAGGTTATTCTTCTCCTGCGATGATTCTCGTAGGTGCAGCTATGTTTATTTCCGTAGCCATGCGTAAAACGGGTCTCGATCGTCGCATAGCCATGCTCGTATTGTCTAGTGTAGGTACAAAGGTAAGCCGCATCTATTTAGGTGTTATTATTACAGGTCTCATTCTAGCCTTCTTTGTACCGAGTGCAACGGCTCGTATCGCTTGTCTCGCTCCAATTATTATCGGTATCGTTGAAAACTTAGGTATTGAACGTAAAAGCCGTGTAGCCGCTCTCCTCATGGTAGGCGCCGTACAAGCAGATACCTTTTGGAATATTATGATTCAAACAGCAGCCGCACAAAACCTCGTAGCTGTTGGGTTTATGCAAACACAGATGAACACATCTGTAAGTTGGATTGATTGGCTTACAGCAGCTGCACCGTTCTCCATAATTATGGCTATTATTACTTACTTTGTAACGCAAGCTTTTATTAAACCTGAATTTAAAGAGCTCGTTGGCGGTGATGTACAACTCGCTAAAATGCGTAAAGAAATCGGTCCAATGACATTTGATGAAAAGAAACTATTATGCATCTCTATTGGTTTATTAGCATTGTGGGCAACGGGAGGTAAATTACATACCATCGATACTACAACAACTACAATTATAGCAATTGCCTTATTCTTTATCCCTAAAATTGGCATTATGGACTGGAAATTTGCACAGCCAAACATCGACTGGGGTTCCATCGTTATGTTTGGGGCTGGTATCGGTCTTGGTTCCGTATTACTTAAAACGAAAGCGGCCACCTGGCTCGCTCAAGTATTCGTAAATGCCTTTTCTCTTGAAACAGCAAGCGTATTCCTTTTGATTGCTATTATGGCTGCCTTTTTGATTTTAATCCACCTTGGATTTGCATCAGCTACAGCCCTCTCTTCTGCCATGATTCCTATCGTAATCTCTATCGTTATGGGACATTCCGCAGAAGGACTTAATCCACTTGGCGTAACAATGCTCATGCAATATGCGATCTGCTTTGGTCTAGTATTACCAGTAAACTCTCCACAAGGTATGGTAGCTTACGGTACCGACACATTCGACGTAAAAACATTTATGACTACAGGCATTCCATTAACAATTATTGGATATGTAATGATGCTCGTATTTGCACTTACATACTGGCGCTGGATCGGAATTGCTTAA
- a CDS encoding MFS transporter, producing MKEVNSYGWKAVIGSSIGYAMDGFDLLILGFMLSLISGDLGLTTGQAGSLVTWTLVGAVIGGFIFGTLSDKFGRVRVLTWTIVLFAVFTGLCAFAQGYWDLLIYRTIAGIGLGGEFGIGMALAAEAWPAQHRAKATSYVAIGWQLGVLAAALLTPVLLPYIGWRGMFMVGIIPAFVAWIFRAKLHEPEIFVQSKEIKEYSHTNSFKLLVKDVRTTKTSIGVAILTSVQNFGYYGIMIWLPNFLSKQLGFSLTKSGLWTAVTVCGMMVGIWLFGRLADKIGRKPTFILFQVCAVASILIYSQLSDPTAMLFAGAILGASVNGMMGGYGALMAEAYPTSARATAQNVLFNIGRAVGGFSPMVVGMIISLYSYQVAIAFLAIIYVIDILATVFLIPELKGKELE from the coding sequence ATGAAAGAAGTAAATTCATACGGCTGGAAAGCTGTTATTGGTTCCTCTATTGGCTATGCCATGGATGGGTTTGATCTCTTGATTCTCGGCTTTATGTTGAGCTTAATTTCAGGGGACTTAGGTTTGACCACAGGTCAAGCAGGTTCCCTTGTGACGTGGACCTTGGTAGGTGCTGTAATTGGTGGTTTTATCTTTGGTACCTTGTCAGATAAGTTTGGTCGTGTTCGTGTGTTGACATGGACTATTGTATTATTTGCTGTATTCACTGGCCTATGTGCTTTTGCACAAGGGTATTGGGATCTTCTCATATATCGTACAATTGCCGGTATCGGCTTAGGCGGTGAATTCGGTATTGGTATGGCCTTAGCAGCCGAAGCATGGCCTGCACAACACCGTGCAAAAGCGACGAGCTATGTTGCCATCGGTTGGCAGTTAGGCGTATTGGCCGCAGCACTGTTAACACCCGTATTACTCCCTTATATTGGCTGGCGTGGTATGTTCATGGTTGGCATTATTCCTGCCTTTGTAGCCTGGATCTTCCGTGCGAAATTACATGAACCAGAAATCTTTGTTCAAAGTAAAGAAATTAAGGAATACTCCCATACGAACTCATTCAAGTTATTAGTAAAAGATGTAAGAACTACAAAGACCTCTATAGGTGTTGCTATTTTAACATCCGTTCAAAACTTTGGTTACTACGGTATTATGATTTGGTTGCCTAATTTCTTGAGTAAGCAATTAGGTTTTTCCCTTACTAAATCTGGTTTGTGGACTGCTGTTACCGTATGTGGTATGATGGTCGGCATTTGGTTATTCGGACGATTGGCTGATAAAATTGGTCGTAAACCGACATTTATTTTGTTCCAAGTATGTGCTGTGGCATCTATCTTGATTTACTCTCAACTATCTGATCCAACAGCTATGCTATTTGCTGGTGCTATATTAGGGGCCTCCGTAAATGGTATGATGGGTGGTTACGGTGCCTTAATGGCGGAAGCATATCCAACAAGTGCTCGTGCAACAGCTCAAAACGTATTATTTAACATTGGTCGTGCCGTAGGTGGCTTTAGCCCAATGGTAGTAGGCATGATTATCTCACTGTACTCCTACCAAGTGGCAATCGCTTTCCTCGCGATTATCTATGTAATCGATATTTTAGCAACAGTATTCTTAATTCCTGAACTAAAAGGTAAGGAATTAGAATAA